CTGCCCGCATGTGATACCGCGCTGCCGGACAGACCGGCCCACGCTGCACGCCAGCGGCTCTGGCCAAAGCGCCTGCTGGCTCAACACCCTCGCACAGGAGAGCGCCGCATGACCTCCCCCGCCCTGACCGTCACCCATCTGACGCGGCTGTTCAACGTCTCGGCCCCGTGGCTGAACCGGGTGATCGAACGAAAGCCCAAGGCGTTTCTGCGGGCCGTGGATGACATCAGCTTTACCGTGCCGTCCGGCGGCTGTCTCAGTCTTGTCGGCGAAAGCGGCTGCGGCAAATCCACGGTCGCGCGTCTGGTGACGGGGCTTTACGAGGCCACCACCGGACAGATGCGCTTTGCCAATGGCAAGGATGGCAAACCCCTGGCGGCGCAGATGATCTTTCAGGATCCCTATGCCAGCCTCAACCCGCGCTGGCGTGTGTTCGACATCATCGCCGAGCCGCTGCGCGAGCTGAAACTGCGCGACAGCGAGGCCGAGATTGCCACGCGGGTGGGAGAGCTGCTGACGACGGTGGGCCTTGCCCCCCGCGACGGGCGCAAGTTCCCGCACGAGTTTTCGGGCGGGCAACGGCAGCGGATCTCCATCGCGCGGGCGCTGGCGACGGAACCGGAGTTTCTGGTCTGTGACGAGCCGACCTCGGCGCTGGATGTGTCGGTGCAGGCGCAGATCCTCAATCTGATGCGCCGCTTGCAGGATGAAATGGGGCTGACCTATCTGTTCATCAGCCATGACATGAGCGTGGTGCGCCATATGTCAGACCAGATTGCCGTGATGTATCTGGGGCGGATCGTGGAACAGGCGGCCACCGAAGTGCTGTTTGCCGACCCGAAACACCCCTATACGCAGCTGCTGCTGGAAACGATCCCGAATGTGGCCGATCCGCGCCGCGACCGGGTGCCGCAATCGGGCGAGGTGCCCAGCCCGATGGCCCCGCCGTCGGGCTGCACTTTCCATCCGCGCTGCCCGCAGGCCGATGCGCGCTGTTCGGCAGAGCGGCCGGAAATGCAGACCTATCAGGATGGCAGCCGCGTGGCCTGTCATCGCGTGGCCGAGGCCATGGCGGCGCTTGCCGTGCCTTCGGTTGGGGACCAACGCCTCTCAGCCTGACCGGGGCATCGTCAGGAAGGGCCGCGCCGGACATCCGGCGCGGCCCTTTTTCTTTGCCGGGTGGCTGGCAGGTCGTGGCTGGCAGAGCAGCACAGACGAAAAAACCGCGCCGATGGTCTGGCGCGGTCAGGTGTCCCGGGAGGGGGTCGCAGGATAGGGGTCAGGCGGTTTGCGCCAGCACACAGGCAGATTTGGCCCGCGGATAATCATAGGCACCGATCTTCGAGGTGGCATAGCCGCCACCCACCAGACCTTCGGCCAGTTTCACGGCGGCCGTCACGCCATCAATCACCGGCATGCCGGTCTGCAATTGCAGCCGGTCGCACAGATCCGACATGCCGGCACAGCCCAGCACCACGGCTTCGGCGCCATCCACATCGCGGGCGGCCTCGATCTCGCGGATCAGGCGCGCTTCGGCGGTGGTCGGGTCTTGCTCGAGCGCCAGCACCGGCATGTCCACGGCGCGCACCGCACGGCAGCGATGGCCCGCGCCGTAAGCTTCGACCAGATCTTCGATGATTGGAACCGAGCGGGGCAGGGTGGTGACGATGGAAAACCGGGTGGCGATGGTGGTGGCCACCTGCACGGCGGCCTGACAGATGCCGATCACCGGCCCCGCCGCGATTTCGCGCGCGGCGGCAAGGCCCGGATCGTCGAAACAGGCGATCACATAAGCATCCACGCCGCGCGCCTCACCGGCGCGGATCAGGTCGAGCATCGCAGGCACCGACATCGCCTCGTCGGCATGGCCTTCGATGCTGGCCGGGGTGCCTTTGGGATTGATGGCCTCGATTACCGTGCCGGGAAAGGCGCAGCGCCGGGCGCTGTCGGCAATCTGCATGGTCATCGACAGGGTGGAATTCGGGTTGATCACAAGGATTTTCATGGCTCAGGCTCTCACGTTCAGGCGGGCCTGCACCGACTCGATGCCCGGCGAGGGCATTTCAAACTGGCGGTCCGAGGTGATGTAATTGTCGGCATGAAGCCGGGCGATGGGTTGGTATCTGTCGGGGTCGACATAGCGCCCCTCTGCATCCAGGCAGTCGCGCCGCACATGCATGTGCACCACTTCGCCCAGCACGATCACGCGGCGGTCATAGTCGATCAGGCGTTCCACCCGGCATTCCATCGCGCAGGGGCTTTCCACCACACGCCGCGCCGCCACCTGTTCGCAGGCTGCCGCCGTCAGGCCGGCGAGCGAGATTTCATCCACATCCGGGGCCACGCCCAGCCCGCAGATCAGCATGGCATCGGCAATCGCCATATCCACCATGTTCACCACAAACTCGCGGTTGCGGCGGATGTTGCGCACGGTGTCTTTTTCCTGCCCGTCGGGTTTGGTCTGGATCCCCAGGATCACGATCGCCGGATCATGCGAGAACACGTTGAAAAAGCTCATCGGGGCGGCATTGTCCTGCCCGCCCTCGGACAGGGTGGACACCAGCGCAATTGGCCGGGGGCCAATGAAATTGGTCAGCAGGCGGTAACGGTCCTGCGCCGTGATCTGGGTGAAATCAAAATCCATCGGCTTTCCTGTCGGCTAAGGGTCATGCGGACATGGCGAGAATCCGCCCCGGATTTTCCCGGTTGTTCTCTTCGACAATATTGTCTACATTTTTGTAGTCAACATGAACGTGGCCCGCAGATTGACTTTTTACACTGCGCGGCAAAGATAGGGTGGAACCAAGGAGCCTCTATGTATCACAGCAAGGAAACCGTGACCGGCCCGACGGCCGAGATCTGCGAGCGTATCTGGCTGTCGATTGCGGAAAAGCGGCTCAGGCCCGGTGCGCGGCTGAAAGAAGAACAGCTGGCCGAGATTTTTGATGTCAGCCGGGCGCGGGTGCGGCAGGCGCTGGCGGTGCTGGAAAGCGACGGGCTGGTGACCATCGTGCCCAACCGCGGTGCCTTTGTGTCCGAGCCGGGGGTGGACGAGGCGCGTGATGTGTTCCATGTGCGCAAACAGATCGAAGCGCGGGTGATGGAGCGGTTGATTGACCGCATCACCGATGACGACATTCCGCTGCTCGATGCCCATCTGACGCAAGAGCGCGAGGCCGATCAGCGCGGCGATACCTCGGCCACGATCCGCCTTTCGGGCGGGTTTCACCTGCTGCTGGCTGAACTGGCGGGATCAAGCTTTCTGTTCGGCATCCTGCGCGACCTGATTTCGCGCAGCTCGCTGATCACGGCGATGTATCGCGCGCGGCATCTGCACAATTGCGGCCCGGATGAACATGCGGCCCTGATCGACCGCATCCGCGCCCGCGACAAGGCCGGGGCGTTGCACATCATGCATCACCACCTGCAACACGTCGAGGATGAGCTGGATCTGACCGAAGAAGTGCCCACCATCCGCGATCTGCGGCAGGCGCTGGTCTGACCTTTCCGTCAGGCATGAAAAAACCGCCCCCGCCAGAACTGGCAGGGGCGGCATGTGTTGGTCAGGTGGTGAGATCTGTTATTTCAGACGCTCGACCACGCTTTCGGCAAAGGCATCGACCATCGCCGCGTAATGTTCGGGCGAGTCGGTGAAGCTGCTGGCCGGGGCCACGCCATCTTTCAGATAGCGGTTGGCAATCTCGATCGAGACCGACAACTCATAGGTATCAAGCTGGGTACCTTCGGCGTTGGTGATGCGGATCACACCGACCAGCACCGAATCCGCCACACCAAGTGTGGTCTGGAAGCTGTTGGCAAGCGACACTTCGTTGATGTCGACGCCGACGGTCACGCCATCATCCTTGATCCGGTCCTGAACGCGCGACAGGATGGCGGCCTGAAGATCGGTTGCAAGGTTGCCCCAGTATTTTGCAGCGGCTTCATTGCCGATGGCCGACACATCGGTCTCCACCGCAACGTCTTTGATCATCATGGTATTGGCCGAAGCCATGGGCGCGGCAAAAGCGGCAGATACAGCCAGAACGTGAAGCAGTTTCATGTTAACCTCTTGATGTCGCCGGGGAATATCATGTTCCCCCTATGCAGACACAACGCGCTGATGGCGGATTGGGTTCCGCTGGGATCCGATTCATTTTTTAACCCCTTTGCCAAGGCACGGCCCTTCGCTGCCACGCAGGTATGAAAAAAGGGGGCCGAAGCCCCCTTTGTCGTGGATGGTGCGCCGATCAGGCGGCCAGCGTTTCGGTCGATGAAAAGAACATCGCCTGACTGACGGCAGAACGCAGCTGATCTTCCGAGAAGGGCTTGGTGATCAGGAACGCCGGCTCCGGGCGTTCGCCGGTCAGCAGCCGTTCGGGGAAGGCGGTGATGAAGATCACCGGCAGATTGTCGAACTGCGCAAGGATGTCATTCACCGCGTCGATGCCCGAGGAATTGTCGGCAAGCTGGATGTCGGCCAGGATCAGATCGGGCCGTTCGCGCGAGGCCAGCGCCACCGCCTCGTCGCGGGTGCGGGCGATGCCGGTCACGGTATGGCCGATCTCGGTCACGATATCCTGAATGTCCATCGCGATGATGGCTTCATCCTCGATGATCATCACGCGCCCTGCGACAGAGCTTTCCATCTCGCGCATGGCGATGCCGATCAGCTCTGCAGCCTCGTCCGTGTCGATTTGCAGGATGCCGCCGATTTCGACATGGCTGAATCCTTCGATCACCGACAGCAGCAAAGCCTCGCGCGAATTGGGGGTCAGCCGCGCCATATGCCGCTGGGCCTGCGCCGACAGGCTGCTGTCCGCCTCGCCCACCGGGGCCCCGGCACTGGCCCAGACAAGGTGGAACACATGAAACAGCGCCACCTTCGGGCTGTCTGCTGCGTCCAGCACCGACATATCTTCCAGCAACGCTTCCAGCGTTGCGGCGGCAAACGTATCGCCACTGGTCTGACTTCCGGTCAGCGCGCGCGCATAGCGACGCAGATAGGGCAGATTGGCCCCGATGGCAGAGGTGAGATCGGCAGAACCGGGCCGGGTCATATAAAGCTCCCTGTCAGAGATAGAACGCGATTTTTACGGGAACCAAACGCGCTGACTTGCGTTTGGTTCCGTGTAAAGTTGCGGGGGTTCCGAAATAGCGCCATGATCAATCCGATGTCAAAAAGCCAGCCTAACTCAAATGTGCAGCAGCAGATCGACGAAAACCTCAAGCGGGTCTACGACGAGGCGCTGAAAGAAGAGATCCCGGATCGCTTCAAGCAGCTGCTTGCCCAGCTGAAAGCCAAGGAGGAGGGCAAATGACCCTCACTCCGCTGGTGAGTGGTGATCCGCGCGACGAAATGCCCGTGCATCTGCCAGCCCTGCGAGCCTTTGCCATCTCGTTGACCCGCAACGTGTCAGAGGCCGATGATCTGGTTCAGGATACCATCGTGAAAGCCTGGTCGAACATCGACAAGTTTACCGTGGGCACCGACCTGCGGGCCTGGATGTTCACGATCCTGCGCAACACGTTCTTTTCGCACCGGCGCAAGCGCAAGCGCGAGGTGGCCGACCCTGATGGCATCCACGCAGCCGGGCTGTTTGAAAAGCCCGAACATGACGGGCGTCTGGCGTTCAATGATTTTCTGGGGGCCTTCGATCAACTCTCGCCCGAACACCGCGAGGTGCTGATCCTTGTCGGGGCCAATGGCTATTCCTGCGAAGAGGCGGCGGCGATGATGGGCGTGGCGGTGGGCACGGTGAAAAGCCGCACCAACCGCGCCCGCGCGAAACTGACCGCCCTTCTGGGCATGGCCGAGGGCGAAGACATCCTGAGTGGTGATGTCGGCTCTACCCTCGCCGTGATGAGCCGGTCAGGAACCCAGGCGGCATGACGCAGACTCCCTTGCAGCAAGGCCGGGTCTGGCCGTTCCGGCGGCTGGGCTTCCGCATGATGGTGATGTTCGGCATCGTGTTGATGCCGCTTGCCGTGCTGAGCTTTGTTCAGACCGAACAATATCAGGACGAGGCCGCCGCCCGCGCCGAAGCCGCCGTTCTGGGCACCACCATGCAGGCGGCGGCGCCGCTGATCGACCGCATCACCCGCTCCGAAGGGGCGGTGGCGGCGCTGGCCGTGGCCCTGCCTGCGGCGCTGGATGATCCCGCGCGCTGTTCTGCCTTGCTGGCGCGGTTTCTGGCCGCGCCGGGCAATGAAGACTACTCCTTTGCAGGTTATGTCCCCCGCAATCTGCAAATGGACTGTTCGCCGCAGGGCGCGCGCAATCTGCAGGATTTCCCCGAACTCCTCACGGTGATGGACGAGGGCAAACCCACGGTGCGGGTCAATACGCATGGCCCGGTATCTGGCACCAGCGTGCTGATCTTTTCGCATCCGGTGCGCGACGCCTTGGGGCGGGTGACGGGTCTTGTTTCGCTGTCTTTGCCGCATACGGCCATCGAGATGGAAGCCCATGGCGCCGTGTCCGACAGTGCGATGCGCGATCCTGTGGCGCTGATCACCTTTGATGCCAGTGGCGAAATCCTGACTTCCAGCGTCGGCATGGACGAGGCCGCACAGCGCCTGCCTGCCAATCGCGCGCTCAGCGCGCTGGCCGGGCGGGGGGCGCAAAGCTTTTCGGCGCAATCCGTCGCCGGATTTGACCGGGTTTTTGCCGTGGTGCCGCTGGCCTCGGGCAATCTGTTCCTGCTGGGCAATTGGGCCATGGCAGGAACCGATACGACGATCTTCCAGACAGCCGTGCCCATCGTGGCGTTTCCGGCCCTGATGTGGCTGGCCAGCCTTCTGGTGGCGCAGCTTGCCGCCGAACATCAGGTCTTGCGCCATATCCGCGCCCTGCGCGCCTCGATCACGGCCTTTGCCGGTGGCAATCGCCGGGTGCCGGAACTGGATCTGGAGGGCGCCCCGCACGAATTGCGCAGCGTCGGCTTTGCATTTGAACGGATGATGGAAAGCGTGCTGCATGACGAGGCGGAGCTGGAGGACATGGTTCACCAGAAAGAGGTTCTGCTGCGCGAGGTGCATCACCGCGTGAAGAACAACCTGCAACTCATTGCCTCGATCATCAACATGCAGATCCGCAAGGCGCGCAACCCGGAAACCAAGGCGCTGTTGAAAGGCCTGCAAGACCGGGTGATGAGCCTCGCCACCATTCACCGCGAATTGTATCAGACCACCGGACTGACCGACATCCGCGTGGACGAGCTGTTGCAAAGCATCGTGACGCAGATCCTGCGCATGGCCGGCAAACCGGGCGAGCCTTTGGCGGTGGAAACCGATCTGGAAGACATCCGCCTGACCCCCGATCAGGCGGTGCCACTGTCGCTGCTGGTTACCGAAGCGCTGACCAATGCGTTGAAATATGCCTCGGCCCTGCCGGGCAAACAGCCGAAGCTGCGGGTCCGGCTTTACCGTATCGGCGACAGCCGTGCGGGGATCGAGATCAGCAACAGCGCGCTGCAAAGCGGGCCAAAGCCCGATGCGATGCTGGATGGCGTTGAGGATGGTTCGGGCCTTGGTGATGCACTGATGCGGGCCTTTGCCGGGCAGCTGGGCACGACGGTGGAACGCAGCCACGAGAATGGCGAATACCGCATGTGGTTCGACTTTGCGCCAAGCGCCCTCAGCGACGCCGAAGAGCGGTTGCGCAGCGATGTGGCCAACGCCTGATCCTTCGCCGGAATGCGCATCTTAGTGATTAAAATCAGGAGCTTGTCAGAAAACCTGGAACCCTTTTGCCTGTGCTGCGTTGTTTATGCAGAGTGACACATTACAGGAGTATGCAGAATGAACTGGGACCAGATCGAAGGTGGCTGGAAGCAACTCAAAGGCAAAGTCCAGGAAAAATGGGGCGACATGACGGGCGATGAGCTGGATCGTGTGGAAGGCAAGCGCGAACAGCTCGTGGGCCTTGTCCAGCAGAAATACGGTCGCGCCAAAGAAGAAGCCGAGCGTGAAGTGGACGACTGGGGCCGCGGCCTCTGATCCCATCCGCAAGGTGTAAGAAAGGGCCCGTCTCCGCAAGGAGGCGGGCCTTCTTCTTGGGCCATGGTGCGGTCGCGTCCTGTCAGCCAACAGTCTTGCTGCGCTGCACCGCTGCCAGACTGTAGCGGGCCTGTTCCACCTCTGACCGCAGGCCGCGCAGGATCGTGGCAAGCTCCGGGTCGATCCCGGCCACGTGCAGCGCGTCATCGAACAGCGCCAGCAAGGTGCTTTCCATCTGGATCAGATCGGGCAGCGCAAGCTTGAGGCTGGCCGCCGGGCGCGAACTACG
The Gemmobacter fulvus genome window above contains:
- a CDS encoding ABC transporter ATP-binding protein — translated: MTSPALTVTHLTRLFNVSAPWLNRVIERKPKAFLRAVDDISFTVPSGGCLSLVGESGCGKSTVARLVTGLYEATTGQMRFANGKDGKPLAAQMIFQDPYASLNPRWRVFDIIAEPLRELKLRDSEAEIATRVGELLTTVGLAPRDGRKFPHEFSGGQRQRISIARALATEPEFLVCDEPTSALDVSVQAQILNLMRRLQDEMGLTYLFISHDMSVVRHMSDQIAVMYLGRIVEQAATEVLFADPKHPYTQLLLETIPNVADPRRDRVPQSGEVPSPMAPPSGCTFHPRCPQADARCSAERPEMQTYQDGSRVACHRVAEAMAALAVPSVGDQRLSA
- a CDS encoding RNA polymerase sigma factor — encoded protein: MTLTPLVSGDPRDEMPVHLPALRAFAISLTRNVSEADDLVQDTIVKAWSNIDKFTVGTDLRAWMFTILRNTFFSHRRKRKREVADPDGIHAAGLFEKPEHDGRLAFNDFLGAFDQLSPEHREVLILVGANGYSCEEAAAMMGVAVGTVKSRTNRARAKLTALLGMAEGEDILSGDVGSTLAVMSRSGTQAA
- a CDS encoding flavin reductase family protein, with the protein product MDFDFTQITAQDRYRLLTNFIGPRPIALVSTLSEGGQDNAAPMSFFNVFSHDPAIVILGIQTKPDGQEKDTVRNIRRNREFVVNMVDMAIADAMLICGLGVAPDVDEISLAGLTAAACEQVAARRVVESPCAMECRVERLIDYDRRVIVLGEVVHMHVRRDCLDAEGRYVDPDRYQPIARLHADNYITSDRQFEMPSPGIESVQARLNVRA
- a CDS encoding GntR family transcriptional regulator yields the protein MYHSKETVTGPTAEICERIWLSIAEKRLRPGARLKEEQLAEIFDVSRARVRQALAVLESDGLVTIVPNRGAFVSEPGVDEARDVFHVRKQIEARVMERLIDRITDDDIPLLDAHLTQEREADQRGDTSATIRLSGGFHLLLAELAGSSFLFGILRDLISRSSLITAMYRARHLHNCGPDEHAALIDRIRARDKAGALHIMHHHLQHVEDELDLTEEVPTIRDLRQALV
- a CDS encoding response regulator, encoding MTRPGSADLTSAIGANLPYLRRYARALTGSQTSGDTFAAATLEALLEDMSVLDAADSPKVALFHVFHLVWASAGAPVGEADSSLSAQAQRHMARLTPNSREALLLSVIEGFSHVEIGGILQIDTDEAAELIGIAMREMESSVAGRVMIIEDEAIIAMDIQDIVTEIGHTVTGIARTRDEAVALASRERPDLILADIQLADNSSGIDAVNDILAQFDNLPVIFITAFPERLLTGERPEPAFLITKPFSEDQLRSAVSQAMFFSSTETLAA
- a CDS encoding sensor histidine kinase, with the protein product MTQTPLQQGRVWPFRRLGFRMMVMFGIVLMPLAVLSFVQTEQYQDEAAARAEAAVLGTTMQAAAPLIDRITRSEGAVAALAVALPAALDDPARCSALLARFLAAPGNEDYSFAGYVPRNLQMDCSPQGARNLQDFPELLTVMDEGKPTVRVNTHGPVSGTSVLIFSHPVRDALGRVTGLVSLSLPHTAIEMEAHGAVSDSAMRDPVALITFDASGEILTSSVGMDEAAQRLPANRALSALAGRGAQSFSAQSVAGFDRVFAVVPLASGNLFLLGNWAMAGTDTTIFQTAVPIVAFPALMWLASLLVAQLAAEHQVLRHIRALRASITAFAGGNRRVPELDLEGAPHELRSVGFAFERMMESVLHDEAELEDMVHQKEVLLREVHHRVKNNLQLIASIINMQIRKARNPETKALLKGLQDRVMSLATIHRELYQTTGLTDIRVDELLQSIVTQILRMAGKPGEPLAVETDLEDIRLTPDQAVPLSLLVTEALTNALKYASALPGKQPKLRVRLYRIGDSRAGIEISNSALQSGPKPDAMLDGVEDGSGLGDALMRAFAGQLGTTVERSHENGEYRMWFDFAPSALSDAEERLRSDVANA
- a CDS encoding CsbD family protein translates to MNWDQIEGGWKQLKGKVQEKWGDMTGDELDRVEGKREQLVGLVQQKYGRAKEEAEREVDDWGRGL
- a CDS encoding NepR family anti-sigma factor → MINPMSKSQPNSNVQQQIDENLKRVYDEALKEEIPDRFKQLLAQLKAKEEGK
- a CDS encoding aspartate/glutamate racemase family protein, which translates into the protein MKILVINPNSTLSMTMQIADSARRCAFPGTVIEAINPKGTPASIEGHADEAMSVPAMLDLIRAGEARGVDAYVIACFDDPGLAAAREIAAGPVIGICQAAVQVATTIATRFSIVTTLPRSVPIIEDLVEAYGAGHRCRAVRAVDMPVLALEQDPTTAEARLIREIEAARDVDGAEAVVLGCAGMSDLCDRLQLQTGMPVIDGVTAAVKLAEGLVGGGYATSKIGAYDYPRAKSACVLAQTA